The following proteins are co-located in the Numida meleagris isolate 19003 breed g44 Domestic line chromosome 8, NumMel1.0, whole genome shotgun sequence genome:
- the LOC110403383 gene encoding wiskott-Aldrich syndrome protein family member 3-like, whose protein sequence is MPLVKRNIEPRHLCRGALPEGVTSELECVTNSTLAAIIKQLGSLSRHAEDIFGELFNEANSFYMRMNSLQERVDLLVIKVTQLDSTVEEVSLQDINMRKAFKSSTVQNQQVVSRNSIPNPVMEMYQRCDKPPPLNILTPYRDDKKDGLKFYTDPSYFFNLWKEKMLQATEDKRKEKRRQKEQRLVEDSTREVKKVRKARNRRLEWNMMAYDKEFRPDNRFSPSPYHMASSEGSLSPDNRSYTSDAAEHSYPASPNHPGQLLAPTAHLPAEHKDGVLPAVPPPEHGYRPPAGSRQNSLNRAQQPHVPQPPEAVLNGPRPHLVKDFGPQPVPMTEYFVPPAPPPPPPVIPSAQTAFDSPMAAPTALPPGTAAPAAHPSYAPSPPPAPPGPYSASPPQAAPMGPPVAPPPPPPGPPALTTSPAHSASPPAPAAESRKPPIPLMPMSDARSDLLAAIRRGIQLRKVQEQWEQEAKKEPVGNDVATILSRRIAVEYSESDDDSELDDNEWSD, encoded by the exons ATGCCGCTGGTGAAGAGGAACATCGAGCCCCGGCACCTGTGCCGGGGCGCCCTGCCCGAGGGGGTGACGAGTGAGCTGGAATGTGTCACCAACAGCACGCTGGCTGCCATCATCAAGCAGCTGGGCAGCCTCA GCCGGCACGCTGAGGACATCTTTGGAGAGCTGTTCAACGAGGCCAACAGCTTCTACATGAGGATGAACTCGCTGCAGGAGAGGGTGGACCTGCTGGTCATCAAGGTGACGCAGCTGGACTCTACCGTGGAGGAAG TTTCGCTGCAGGACATCAACATGCGGAAGGCCTTCAAGAGCTCCACAGTGCAGAACCAACAGGTTGTGTCCCGCAACTCCATCCCCAACCCTGTGATGGAGATGTACCAGCGCTGTGACAAGCCCCCACCGCTCAACATCCTCACGCCATACAG GGATGACAAGAAAGATGGCCTCAAATTCTACACCGATCCCTCCTATTTCTTCAACCTGTGGAAGGAGAAGATGCTGCAGGCAACTGAGGACAAGAGGAAGGAGAAACGCAGGCAGAAG GAGCAGCGGCTGGTGGAGGACTCCACTCGGGAGGTGAAGAAAGTGCGGAAAGCCCGCAACCGGCGCCTGGAGTGGAACATGATGGCATACGATAAAGAGTTCCGACCCGATAACAGGTTCTCACCATCCCCATATCACATGGCATCATCGGAAGGATCACTGTCCCCAGATAATAG ATCCTACACCTCGGATGCTGCTGAGCACTCTTACCCGGCAAGCCCCAACCACCCGGGACAGCTGCTGGCCCCCACAGCccacctgcctgcagagcacaaGGACGGGGTGCTGCCGGCCGTCCCCCCTCCAGAACATGGCTACCGACCACCAGCGGGCAGCCGGCAGAACAGCCTCAACCGCGCCCAACAGCCCCATGTGCCACAGCCCCCCGAGGCTGTGCTGAACGGGCCCAGACCTCACTTGGTCAAGGATTTCGG ACCGCAGCCGGTACCGATGACGGAGTACTTTGtgccgccggccccgccgcccccgccgcctGTCATCCCCTCTGCGCAGACTGCCTTCGACAGCCCCATGGCAGcccccacagcactgccccctGGCACGGCCGCTCCCGCCGCCCACCCCTCTTACGCGCCCTCGCCGCCCCCCGCACCGCCCGGCCCCTACTCCGCTTCCCCGCCGCAGGCTGCCCCCATGGGCCCACCCGTGGCCCCACCACCACCGCCACCGGGGCCCCCGGCCCTCACCACCTCGCCAGCACACTCGGCCTCACCGCCGGCCCCCGCTGCCGAGTCCCGGAAGCCGCCGATCCCACTGATGCCCATGAGCGATGCCCGGAGCGACCTACTTGCGGCCATCCGCAGGG GCATTCAACTGCGGAAAGTCCAGGAGCAGTGGGAGCAAGAGGCCAAGAAAGAGCCCGTGGGCAATGATGTGGCGACCATCCTGTCCCGCCGGATCGCGGTGGAGTACAGCGAGTCAGACGACGACTCTGAGCTGGATGATAATGAGTGGTCAGACTGA
- the LOC110403292 gene encoding G-protein coupled receptor 12-like has product MLHGPAAMGEPWQPQSQQQRLPALGNASAPSARPSAAAEDGGGPAGTAAPGGEGPAAAVSPWDIALCATGTAVAGENALVLAVLFYTPSLRAPSFVLIGSLALADLLAGLGLVGNFAVRYLLRPPSEAAELGAAGLLLAAFSASVCSLLAITVDRYLSLYNALTYHSERTLGFTCGAVLLMWLLCLGVGLLPPLGWHCLRDQSACSVLRPVTKDNAAVLAVTFLLLFALMMQLYLQICKIAFRHAQQIAVQHQFIATAQATSTRKGLSTLSLILGTFALCWIPFAIYSLVADSSYPAVYTYSLALPAACNSLINPIIYAFRNPDIQKSLWLACCGCGPALSSRPRTSSDV; this is encoded by the coding sequence ATGCTGCACGGCCCCGCCGCCATGGGAGAGCCCTGGCAGCCGCAGTCCCAGCAGCAGCGGCTCCCGGCGCTCGGCAACGCCTCGGCCCCCAGCGCCCGGCCctcggcggcggcggaggaCGGGGGGGGCCCCGCGGGCACGGCGGCCCCGGGCGGGGAGGGCCCGGCGGCGGCGGTCAGCCCCTGGGACATCGCGCTGTGCGCCACGGGGACGGCGGTGGCCGGCGAGAACGCGCTGGTGCTGGCGGTGCTGTTCTACACGCCCAGCCTGCGGGCGCCCAGCTTCGTGCTGATCGGCAGCCTGGCGCTGGCCGACCTGCTGGccgggctggggctggtgggcaACTTCGCCGTGCGCTACCTGCTGCGGCCGCCCAGCGAGGCGGCGGAGCtgggggcggcggggctgctgctggccgcCTTCTCGGCGTCGGtgtgcagcctgctggccaTCACGGTGGACCGCTACCTGTCGCTGTACAACGCGCTGACGTACCACAGCGAGCGCACGCTGGGCTTCACGTGCGGCGCGGTGCTGCTGATGTGGCTGCTGTGCCTGGGCGTGGGGCTGCTGCCGCCGCTGGGCTGGCACTGCCTGCGGGACCAGAGCGCCTGCAGCGTGCTGCGGCCCGTCACCAAGGACAACGCGGCCGTGCTGGCCGtcaccttcctgctgctcttcGCCCTCATGATGCAGCTCTACCTGCAGATCTGCAAGATCGCCTTCCGGCACGCGCAGCAGATCGCCGTGCAGCACCAGTTCATCGCCACGGCTCAGGCCACCTCCACCCGCAAAGGGCTCTCCACGCTGTCCCTCATCCTCGGCACCTTCGCTCTCTGCTGGATCCCCTTCGCCATCTACTCGCTGGTGGCCGACTCCAGCTACCCCGCCGTGTACACGTACTCCCTGGCGCTGCCCGCCGCCTGCAACTCCCTCATCAACCCCATCATCTACGCCTTCCGCAACCCCGACATCCAGAAGTCGCTGTGGTTGGCGTGCTGCGGCTGCGGCCCCGCGCTCTCCTCCCGCCCGCGGACATCCAGCGACGTGTGA